From a region of the Halanaerobium hydrogeniformans genome:
- a CDS encoding ADP-ribosylglycohydrolase family protein: MSARKIKEKLKAGIIVHLTADALGVPVEFKSREELKKDPVQKMRGYGTYYQPPGTWSDDSSLTLCLLESLINGYDLQDQADKFVSWLYDAYWTARGRTFDVGNSTRESISRLKAGQSPTRAGAGGERDNGNGALMRILPLAFYLLDADNEERFNKTKEVTSLTHSHPRSILGCYIYIDFAIRIIEGAELKNAYQETVEHLKDFIQDEAYKKELKYYKRILAGNIKYYNENEIKSTGYVVDTLEAAFWVLLNTDSYSYAVLKAVNLGEDTDTVAAVTGGLAGIHYGYSDIPAEWLRKLARLDEVLELIDEFSEKRLGS, translated from the coding sequence ATGAGTGCTAGAAAGATTAAAGAAAAACTTAAGGCTGGAATAATTGTTCATTTAACTGCTGATGCTCTGGGTGTGCCTGTGGAATTTAAGAGCCGGGAAGAATTAAAAAAAGATCCTGTTCAAAAAATGCGGGGTTATGGAACCTATTATCAGCCGCCTGGTACATGGTCTGATGATAGTTCTTTAACTCTCTGTCTTTTGGAATCACTTATAAATGGATATGATCTTCAAGACCAGGCCGATAAATTTGTCAGCTGGCTTTATGATGCTTATTGGACAGCTAGGGGTAGAACCTTTGATGTAGGGAACTCTACTCGGGAATCTATATCAAGGCTTAAAGCTGGTCAGTCTCCAACAAGGGCAGGTGCTGGTGGAGAAAGAGATAATGGGAATGGAGCTTTAATGCGAATTTTACCACTGGCATTTTATCTTTTAGATGCGGATAATGAAGAGAGATTTAATAAAACAAAAGAAGTCACTTCTTTAACCCACAGTCATCCTCGTTCAATTTTGGGATGTTATATTTATATTGATTTTGCTATTCGAATAATTGAGGGTGCTGAGCTTAAAAATGCCTATCAAGAAACAGTAGAACATTTAAAAGATTTTATTCAAGATGAAGCATATAAAAAAGAATTGAAATATTATAAAAGAATTTTGGCTGGAAATATTAAATACTATAACGAAAATGAGATCAAATCAACAGGCTATGTTGTTGATACACTTGAAGCAGCATTCTGGGTGCTCTTAAATACTGATTCATACAGCTATGCTGTATTGAAAGCTGTAAATCTAGGTGAAGATACGGATACTGTCGCAGCAGTAACAGGTGGACTGGCAGGAATTCATTATGGATATTCTGATATTCCTGCTGAATGGCTAAGAAAACTGGCAAGATTAGATGAAGTCCTAGAACTTATCGATGAATTTAGTGAAAAAAGATTAGGTAGTTAA